A stretch of Gemmatimonas aurantiaca T-27 DNA encodes these proteins:
- a CDS encoding sensor histidine kinase: protein MAAPVTRPLQRHLLQAFAAVTIGISLLAALLALALAYQVEDDVIEASLHADADAAILAYHQTGQWPTLPEHLRIVGTGAAWPSDIARLAREEPERREFPGREGRYYHTRQLIGTHGARSDSAWLIAEVGDRLALRPMRRRLWWMIAAGLILTLGVSLLVARRLSRGISEPLGQLTRQVADWSPTQHVPALVGPWQHDEVRALAMRLDLSMQHIRDLLAREREFVSGASHELRTPISVVRSASDLLMRDPALPDSAVVHVQRVHTASLQLEETTAALLALAREEEAGGEAHAMRIVPLLEQIVVRESMARGDESSRLDVTIEISDDCMVTVRPAVLQIIGRNLLGNAMRHTMSGYVVVRRDADWLVVRNHGVVATWPDEGVTPYVVRADQEGVHFGLTLVHRLCARHEHPLIITRGPDWFEARVRLFHLG from the coding sequence ATGGCCGCTCCAGTCACTCGACCGCTGCAACGTCATCTGCTGCAGGCCTTCGCGGCGGTCACAATCGGTATCTCGTTGTTGGCGGCGCTGTTGGCGCTGGCGCTCGCCTATCAGGTCGAAGATGATGTGATCGAGGCCTCCCTGCACGCGGATGCCGACGCCGCCATTCTGGCGTATCACCAGACAGGGCAGTGGCCCACCCTGCCAGAGCATCTGCGCATCGTGGGCACGGGAGCGGCATGGCCGAGTGACATCGCGCGGCTCGCGCGTGAAGAGCCGGAGCGCCGGGAGTTTCCCGGTCGCGAGGGCCGGTACTATCACACCCGACAATTGATTGGCACCCATGGCGCGCGCTCGGACAGCGCGTGGCTGATTGCGGAGGTCGGTGATCGGTTGGCGCTCCGGCCCATGCGGCGGCGGTTGTGGTGGATGATCGCCGCAGGATTGATCCTCACCTTGGGAGTGTCGTTGCTGGTGGCACGTCGACTGTCGCGTGGGATCAGTGAACCGCTTGGGCAACTCACACGGCAGGTCGCCGACTGGTCACCGACGCAGCATGTGCCGGCACTTGTCGGTCCGTGGCAGCATGATGAGGTGCGTGCCCTGGCCATGCGTCTCGATCTCAGCATGCAGCACATTCGCGATCTGCTGGCCCGGGAGCGTGAGTTTGTGAGCGGGGCCAGTCATGAATTGCGTACGCCGATCAGCGTGGTGCGCTCCGCCAGCGATCTGTTGATGCGCGACCCGGCATTGCCCGATTCTGCGGTGGTTCATGTGCAACGTGTGCACACCGCGTCGCTTCAGCTCGAGGAAACCACCGCAGCGCTGCTGGCCCTCGCACGGGAAGAGGAAGCCGGTGGCGAGGCTCATGCCATGCGGATCGTGCCGTTGCTCGAGCAGATCGTGGTGCGCGAATCGATGGCCCGCGGAGACGAGTCCTCGCGTCTCGATGTCACCATCGAAATCTCCGACGACTGTATGGTGACCGTGCGGCCGGCGGTCCTGCAGATCATCGGCCGCAATCTGCTGGGGAACGCCATGCGACACACGATGTCGGGCTATGTGGTGGTGCGTCGCGATGCGGACTGGTTGGTGGTGCGAAACCATGGGGTTGTCGCAACATGGCCTGACGAAGGGGTCACGCCATACGTGGTGCGCGCCGACCAGGAAGGGGTGCACTTCGGGCTCACGCTCGTGCACAGACTGTGCGCGCGACACGAACATCCGCTGATCATCACACGCGGGCCGGACTGGTTCGAGGCACGCGTGCGTCTCTTTCACCTGGGTTGA
- a CDS encoding response regulator transcription factor, producing the protein MSASLRILVIEDNADLRACIVATFEAHGHRAEGASNGRLGLEQLERMFPDVVVLDLTLPGPDGLRVCELLRARHADRIPVLMLTARDTLADKLRGFAVGADDYLVKPFAGEELVARCQALARRHGQSVVDVSHLQHIGSLTIDRSRRIATRGSTALTIPNIPWRILLTLADAWPRTVTRTELLDAVWPDGPPLSDALRSHLHVLRSALDHGFDKPMLVTVHGVGFRLDEGA; encoded by the coding sequence ATGTCCGCATCACTTCGTATCCTCGTCATCGAGGACAACGCCGATCTCCGTGCCTGTATCGTGGCCACCTTCGAGGCGCACGGGCATCGCGCGGAAGGCGCATCCAATGGCCGTCTCGGCCTGGAACAGCTAGAGCGGATGTTCCCCGACGTGGTGGTGCTCGATCTGACGCTGCCCGGCCCCGATGGCCTCCGCGTGTGTGAACTGCTGCGGGCACGTCATGCGGATCGCATTCCGGTGCTGATGCTCACCGCACGGGATACGCTGGCCGACAAGCTGCGTGGCTTCGCGGTGGGCGCCGACGACTATCTCGTGAAGCCATTCGCTGGCGAGGAACTGGTGGCGCGTTGTCAGGCGCTGGCGCGGCGTCACGGGCAGTCTGTAGTGGACGTATCGCACCTTCAGCACATCGGATCGCTCACCATCGATCGGTCGCGTCGCATCGCCACGCGTGGTAGCACAGCGCTCACCATCCCCAACATCCCCTGGCGCATTCTCCTCACATTGGCCGATGCGTGGCCGCGGACGGTGACGAGAACCGAGCTGCTGGATGCGGTGTGGCCGGACGGGCCGCCCCTCTCGGATGCGCTGCGATCGCATCTGCATGTGTTGCGCAGTGCACTCGATCATGGCTTCGACAAGCCGATGCTCGTCACGGTGCACGGCGTGGGTTTCCGGCTGGACGAGGGCGCCTGA
- a CDS encoding M20 family metallopeptidase — translation MRLRPFVAASLLLAAPLAAQQPAQYPSSWDAKITERADIKAAMALIEKNFPQQVQEWITMTEMPSKSGQEKIRAAHVRAEFTKAGLKVSTDSIGNVIGVRKGTGGGPTIVIMAHMDVVFENSTPKKVRRSGDTLFAPGVGDNTASVANMLSTIRAMNATKFTHKGDIIFIGTVQEEVGLKGAEYWLAHNPKPDLLIAPDGAFGSVAYGALGIYWTKYVFTSPGGHTLASRGRPTPVRALAEAIDRLYGLQFSALPNGAVMNIGQIKGGEIFNSIPQELYFTIDLRSPDPILLDSLDRTITRVTQEVADKHKIGLRVEVDQKNKAGGTEAQLAGARAHPLVQTAVDINRFLGISAGMPGAQEAVPTGATDANPGVVRKIPSIAIGGSRASGAHQLTEYALASTALPSTKLLYLLTATFADGVKIVTPGNVVP, via the coding sequence ATGCGCCTGCGTCCATTTGTCGCCGCGAGCCTCCTGCTTGCGGCCCCCCTCGCTGCCCAGCAGCCCGCCCAGTATCCCAGCAGTTGGGATGCCAAGATCACCGAACGCGCCGATATCAAGGCGGCCATGGCGTTGATCGAGAAGAACTTCCCGCAGCAGGTCCAGGAATGGATCACGATGACGGAAATGCCGTCCAAGTCGGGACAGGAGAAAATCCGCGCGGCGCACGTGCGTGCCGAATTCACGAAGGCAGGCCTCAAGGTCTCCACCGATTCCATCGGCAACGTGATCGGCGTGCGGAAGGGCACTGGCGGCGGTCCGACCATCGTCATCATGGCCCACATGGACGTGGTGTTCGAGAACAGCACCCCCAAGAAGGTGCGCCGCAGTGGGGATACGCTGTTCGCACCGGGCGTGGGTGACAACACCGCGTCGGTGGCCAACATGCTGTCGACGATCCGCGCCATGAATGCCACGAAGTTCACCCACAAGGGTGACATCATCTTCATCGGCACGGTGCAGGAAGAAGTGGGCCTCAAGGGCGCCGAGTACTGGCTGGCGCACAACCCCAAGCCCGACCTGCTCATTGCGCCCGACGGCGCGTTTGGCAGTGTGGCCTACGGTGCGCTCGGCATCTACTGGACCAAGTACGTCTTCACGAGCCCGGGTGGACACACGCTCGCCTCGCGCGGCCGTCCGACACCGGTGCGCGCGCTGGCCGAAGCCATCGACCGCCTGTACGGACTGCAGTTCTCCGCACTGCCCAATGGCGCGGTCATGAACATCGGCCAGATCAAGGGCGGCGAGATCTTCAACTCGATCCCGCAGGAGCTGTACTTCACGATCGATCTGCGCAGCCCCGATCCCATCCTGCTGGACTCGCTGGATCGCACCATCACCCGCGTGACGCAGGAAGTGGCCGACAAGCACAAGATCGGCCTGCGCGTGGAAGTGGACCAGAAGAACAAGGCTGGCGGCACGGAAGCCCAGTTGGCTGGCGCGCGTGCCCATCCGCTCGTGCAGACGGCCGTCGATATCAATCGTTTCCTCGGCATCAGCGCCGGTATGCCGGGCGCGCAGGAAGCGGTGCCCACCGGTGCCACCGACGCGAACCCGGGCGTTGTGCGCAAGATCCCGAGCATCGCCATCGGCGGTTCACGGGCCAGCGGTGCGCACCAGCTCACCGAGTACGCGCTGGCGTCTACCGCCCTGCCGTCGACCAAGCTGCTGTATCTGCTCACGGCCACGTTCGCCGATGGCGTGAAGATCGTGACGCCGGGCAACGTGGTGCCCTGA
- a CDS encoding alpha/beta hydrolase: MTAVQTQEWTIARSDTLSLHARAWTGPEAPRAVVVINHGFLAHSGQYDGTARELVARGFNVYAYDMRGHGKSGGDRYWVDTYGDCVNDLAAFVEQVRAREPGQQLFLYGHSAGGVISTVFVQQHAELINGFICASFAFEVPPPEFLLQALRVVGDLIPRAPLLSLNPADFSRDPAVVEAIRNDPLVIHEPGPGHTLAELIRAHDHLGKTFGEVRLPVFIIHGTADKATRPHGSQRFYDEAGSHDKMLRLYEDHVHDLLVDYGKEQVLNDIVAWINARITTAH, encoded by the coding sequence ATGACCGCGGTACAGACGCAGGAATGGACCATCGCACGGAGCGACACCCTCTCGCTGCATGCGCGAGCCTGGACCGGCCCCGAGGCACCGCGGGCCGTGGTGGTGATCAATCACGGGTTCCTGGCCCACAGCGGTCAATACGACGGCACGGCCCGTGAACTGGTGGCGCGCGGCTTCAACGTGTACGCCTACGACATGCGTGGACACGGCAAGTCGGGCGGTGACCGTTATTGGGTCGACACCTACGGCGACTGCGTGAACGATCTTGCGGCCTTCGTGGAACAGGTCCGTGCACGGGAACCCGGGCAGCAACTGTTTCTCTATGGACACAGCGCGGGCGGCGTCATTTCCACGGTGTTTGTCCAGCAACACGCGGAACTGATCAACGGCTTCATTTGCGCCAGTTTTGCCTTCGAAGTGCCGCCGCCGGAGTTCCTTCTCCAGGCCCTGCGCGTCGTGGGGGATCTGATCCCGCGCGCCCCGCTGCTCTCACTCAATCCGGCCGATTTTTCGCGTGACCCCGCGGTGGTCGAAGCCATCCGCAACGATCCGCTGGTCATCCACGAGCCGGGACCTGGCCACACGCTGGCCGAGCTCATTCGGGCGCACGATCACCTGGGCAAGACCTTTGGTGAGGTGCGCCTGCCGGTGTTCATCATTCACGGCACCGCGGACAAGGCCACGCGCCCACACGGCTCGCAGCGCTTCTACGATGAAGCGGGCTCTCACGACAAGATGCTGCGCCTGTACGAAGACCACGTACACGACCTGCTCGTGGACTATGGCAAGGAGCAGGTGCTCAACGACATTGTGGCCTGGATCAACGCACGCATCACCACAGCACACTGA
- a CDS encoding PEP-CTERM sorting domain-containing protein, translating to MRFSTITTLFTAAALVAAPAVAEAQFTVYTTFADFLSATSNVGTDSFDDLDAYGSYAGPLTRQAGTHNYTVSTNLPGFYIPDNAGDRWLSTNDFAHAITFSGFGSSVRGIGGYFFGTDVDGAPYQLTGLVLTATGKSGASYQTIVDGSMSFFGVVADEEILSFTVAAQEQLNANGPFMWPTANDVVIGNAATVVPEPSSFVLMLVGAAGLAFVVQRRRTT from the coding sequence ATGCGTTTTTCTACGATCACGACCCTGTTCACCGCTGCCGCTCTGGTGGCCGCTCCGGCCGTCGCCGAAGCGCAGTTCACGGTCTACACCACCTTCGCTGACTTTCTGTCGGCGACATCGAATGTTGGCACCGATTCGTTCGATGATCTCGACGCCTACGGCAGCTACGCGGGTCCGCTCACCCGTCAGGCTGGCACGCACAACTACACGGTCAGCACGAACCTGCCCGGATTCTACATCCCGGACAATGCCGGCGATCGCTGGCTGTCGACCAATGACTTCGCCCACGCGATCACCTTCAGTGGGTTCGGGTCATCCGTGCGCGGGATCGGCGGATACTTCTTCGGCACCGATGTCGACGGAGCCCCGTATCAATTGACCGGGCTGGTGCTCACGGCCACGGGCAAGTCGGGCGCCAGCTACCAGACCATCGTGGACGGATCGATGTCGTTCTTCGGTGTGGTGGCCGACGAAGAGATCCTGTCGTTCACCGTGGCCGCACAAGAGCAGTTGAATGCGAACGGCCCGTTCATGTGGCCCACGGCCAACGATGTGGTGATCGGCAATGCGGCTACCGTGGTTCCGGAGCCCTCGTCGTTCGTGCTGATGTTGGTTGGTGCAGCCGGCCTGGCGTTCGTCGTGCAGCGTCGTCGCACGACGTAA
- a CDS encoding lamin tail domain-containing protein: protein MTRRTLRTASAALGMLALASCAQDTASTAPGAVRNTGAEQVELAPAALTVAEAIRINEVESNQGTPGDWVELVNLSNEPLDISGYRLKDNDNSRPFAFPSGTIVPANGFLVVEEAQFDYGLGANDMVRLFAPDNVTIIDSYAWTAHASTTYARCPDGTGAFGTASTVTKGAANDCGAAIKINEIESSGGTPGDWIELYNPTNSVVNVSGYVVKDSDDTHVYVIPTGTTIAAQGYLVIDESSLGFGLGGEDAVRLFRANGTTLVDSYNWTAHAATTYGRCPDGTGSLVNTAASTKGTANNCAAATTAVVINEVESNGDPAGDWVEFYNTSAATVDLSGYVFRDNQDGSDHSYVIPTGTTIAPGGFLVLLESQFGYGLGTDDSARLFAPGGATLVASYSWGPHAATTYARCPDGTGEFRTSTTSTRGAANDCAVSVRINEVESNGGTPGDWVELFNAGATTVDLSGYVFRDNNNAAGYVLPSGTTIAANGYLVLEEAQFGFGLGGGDAARLFAPDGTTLIDSYVWTAHASTTYGRCVNGSGAFTTTTAPTKGAANACPGEIVYSAWPGDQTISNATPAGTVFGGNMSGLFYQPQSGMATGVVWAVRNGPGALFRLTNVGGLWTPKAARTWTNGKLLRYPDGAGDVDAEGVTAVGSNIYVSAERNNASSSVSRNSILLFDVSVETGATLVAKREWNITSSIAANGANLGLEGITRIPDAFLVARGFYDESKGRAYNPADYPNSNGGVFFVGVEGTGQIHAFALDHVSGGFTRLASFTSGFASIMDVTFDAELGQFWAVCDDTCQGRMTNLRIDTQAGSPTQGRFVVSQRFERPTGMPNLNNEGFTFAPLAECVGGKRPALWADDGETGGFSLRLGTVTCTPF from the coding sequence GTGACTCGCAGGACACTCCGCACGGCCTCTGCCGCGCTTGGGATGCTGGCGTTGGCCAGTTGTGCGCAGGACACGGCGTCCACAGCGCCTGGTGCGGTTCGTAACACCGGGGCCGAGCAGGTTGAACTGGCGCCGGCCGCGCTGACGGTGGCCGAAGCCATCCGCATCAACGAAGTCGAGTCGAACCAGGGCACGCCCGGCGATTGGGTGGAGCTGGTGAACCTGAGCAACGAGCCGCTCGACATCTCCGGCTACCGCCTCAAGGACAACGACAACTCGCGTCCCTTTGCGTTCCCGAGCGGCACCATCGTGCCGGCGAACGGCTTCCTCGTGGTCGAGGAGGCGCAGTTCGACTACGGTCTCGGCGCGAACGACATGGTGCGCCTGTTTGCCCCCGACAATGTCACGATCATCGACAGCTATGCCTGGACCGCGCATGCGTCGACCACCTACGCACGCTGCCCCGATGGCACGGGCGCGTTTGGCACGGCCAGCACGGTGACGAAGGGCGCAGCCAATGACTGCGGTGCCGCCATCAAGATCAACGAGATCGAGTCGAGCGGCGGCACGCCGGGCGATTGGATCGAACTGTACAACCCGACGAACAGTGTCGTGAACGTGAGTGGCTATGTCGTCAAGGACAGCGACGACACCCATGTCTACGTGATCCCCACCGGCACGACCATTGCCGCGCAGGGCTATCTCGTCATCGACGAGTCGAGCCTGGGCTTCGGGCTTGGCGGAGAGGATGCCGTGCGCCTGTTCCGTGCGAACGGCACCACGCTCGTGGACAGCTACAACTGGACGGCGCATGCGGCCACCACCTACGGTCGTTGCCCGGATGGCACTGGATCGCTGGTGAACACCGCCGCATCGACGAAGGGCACCGCGAACAACTGCGCGGCGGCCACGACGGCGGTGGTGATCAACGAAGTCGAGTCCAACGGCGATCCGGCTGGTGACTGGGTGGAGTTCTACAACACCAGCGCCGCCACGGTCGATCTTTCAGGCTACGTCTTCCGCGACAATCAGGATGGCAGCGATCACAGCTACGTGATCCCGACGGGCACGACGATCGCGCCGGGTGGATTCCTGGTGCTTCTCGAATCGCAGTTCGGCTACGGCCTTGGTACCGACGACTCGGCGCGTCTGTTCGCCCCGGGTGGCGCGACACTGGTCGCTTCGTATTCGTGGGGACCGCACGCCGCCACGACGTATGCACGGTGCCCGGATGGCACGGGTGAATTCCGCACCAGCACCACGTCGACCCGCGGCGCAGCCAACGATTGTGCGGTGAGTGTGCGCATCAACGAAGTGGAATCGAACGGCGGCACACCGGGTGACTGGGTGGAGTTGTTCAACGCCGGCGCAACGACGGTGGACCTTTCGGGCTACGTCTTCCGTGACAACAACAACGCCGCCGGCTATGTACTGCCGAGTGGCACGACGATCGCGGCGAATGGCTATCTGGTGCTCGAAGAAGCGCAGTTCGGCTTTGGCCTGGGCGGTGGGGACGCGGCGCGGTTGTTCGCGCCGGACGGCACCACGCTGATCGACAGCTACGTGTGGACGGCGCATGCGTCCACGACGTATGGCCGCTGTGTCAACGGCAGTGGAGCGTTCACCACGACGACTGCGCCGACCAAGGGTGCCGCGAATGCCTGCCCGGGTGAAATCGTGTACTCGGCCTGGCCGGGTGATCAGACGATCAGCAACGCCACGCCGGCTGGCACCGTGTTTGGTGGCAACATGAGTGGCTTGTTCTACCAGCCGCAGTCGGGCATGGCCACCGGCGTAGTGTGGGCCGTCCGCAATGGCCCGGGTGCGCTGTTCCGTCTGACGAACGTCGGCGGTCTGTGGACGCCGAAAGCCGCGCGCACGTGGACCAACGGCAAGCTGCTGCGTTATCCCGACGGCGCGGGCGATGTGGACGCGGAAGGTGTGACGGCCGTAGGCAGCAACATCTACGTCTCGGCTGAGCGCAACAATGCCAGCAGCAGCGTGAGCCGCAACAGCATCCTGCTGTTCGACGTGTCCGTGGAGACGGGCGCGACGCTCGTGGCCAAGCGGGAGTGGAACATCACGTCCAGCATTGCGGCCAACGGCGCGAACCTTGGCCTCGAAGGCATCACCCGCATTCCCGACGCGTTCCTCGTGGCGCGTGGCTTCTACGATGAAAGCAAGGGCCGCGCCTACAACCCGGCCGACTATCCGAACAGCAACGGCGGCGTGTTCTTCGTCGGTGTCGAAGGCACCGGCCAGATTCATGCCTTTGCCCTGGATCACGTGAGCGGCGGCTTCACGCGCCTCGCGTCCTTCACGAGCGGGTTTGCGTCGATCATGGACGTCACGTTCGACGCGGAACTCGGTCAGTTCTGGGCCGTCTGCGACGACACGTGCCAGGGTCGCATGACGAACCTGCGCATCGATACGCAGGCCGGTTCGCCGACGCAGGGACGTTTCGTGGTGTCGCAGCGCTTCGAGCGCCCGACCGGCATGCCCAATCTCAACAACGAAGGCTTCACCTTCGCCCCGTTGGCCGAGTGCGTCGGTGGCAAGCGTCCCGCGCTGTGGGCGGATGATGGTGAGACGGGTGGCTTCTCGCTGCGCCTTGGCACCGTCACTTGCACGCCGTTCTGA
- a CDS encoding glycosyltransferase gives MAIRPVFHDPSGRRGRIVRALLGSAAIAVVVLGGTFAVRVLRPPVVRPLPINTAAEADMHAPDASRGPAPLTTRKARPLPLPRHAAGAAIIADPIVAAFAVQWDAGSRAALERVGDRLDWVIVEAAFLGRGKPGEITVTLDDDLLASANKSGARVHLMLTNFGASGFDSSLVSSVVAYDDRRAAAIATLARLVEQKQLGGVTVDFELVPIAAHPQVLTFIRELRAALAPLGAVVSAAVPVGEGDGYPLRAYGETVDYLIPMLYDEHGSVDVAGPVAGSAWFAQRLDAVLDAVPASKIIAGLGQYGYHWRSDRPDVAASISVSEAMALSRAATTGPLFDAATRNPMAQWRDANGIAHSVWYLDAATAWNQVNVSLRSGAAGAAFWRLGSEDATIWRMLDRRGVVGTPDSLLLLPNDGVSVLVGDGEVLAVEGHTGTGERTLAVDRAGYIEQETIRTAPGGYLVSRGGHHARRIALTFDDGPDPDWTGPILDTLASRKALASFFVVGRQVQRLPELTRRIAEEGHEIGNHSWSHADMAGLGNSAIRMELAATGRVIEAVTGKRPLLFRPPYIGDARPSSEQRLRPMAVANELGYRVVGLEVDTKDWFETDPGRVVANALRDVRRNNGRVILLHDAGGDRSSTLAAIGPLIDSLRASGFELTTVAGLLDAAPQAGLQAAPTNEAPQRAMNVAAMFMATFFERAVAAAFFAALVLGVIRLLLIGTLATVQRFSKRYARRAADAEWLPRVSVLVPAYNEGRVIGRTVQSVLSQAYPDLEVVVVDDGSSDDTHDAASHATDDARLHVVRQTNAGKAAALNTGIAMATGEVIVVIDADTILAPDAIRHLVRPLADARVGAVAGNAKVGNRINLLTRWQAVEYVTSQNLDRRAFVMLNCITVVPGAIGAWRRSAVLDAGGFRTDTLAEDQDLTLTLLRGGHKVALAEQAVALTEAPETFGALLKQRFRWSFGTLQCAWKHRGALMRRDAGALGMVGLPNIWLFQLLFPLLAPAADVALLASLARLLLEAPALGVHAAWAHAEPVFLLYALFLLIDTFTAVLGVAFEKGEPLSQALLVPLQRVAYRQVLYVALLKAMRAAVKGWAPGWGKLERTGRVQALPQKA, from the coding sequence ATGGCCATACGTCCCGTCTTTCACGATCCCTCCGGCCGCCGCGGCCGGATTGTCCGCGCGCTCCTTGGCAGCGCGGCGATAGCAGTGGTGGTTCTTGGTGGCACTTTTGCCGTGCGGGTGCTTCGCCCACCGGTGGTGAGGCCGTTGCCCATCAACACCGCCGCAGAAGCCGATATGCATGCCCCCGACGCATCACGCGGGCCGGCACCACTCACCACCCGCAAGGCGCGTCCGCTGCCGTTGCCGCGGCATGCGGCGGGGGCAGCGATCATCGCCGATCCCATCGTCGCCGCCTTTGCGGTGCAGTGGGACGCCGGCAGCCGCGCGGCCCTCGAGCGTGTGGGGGATCGTCTCGACTGGGTTATCGTGGAAGCGGCATTCCTCGGACGCGGCAAGCCGGGCGAGATCACGGTCACGCTGGACGATGACCTGCTGGCCAGTGCCAACAAGTCCGGCGCCCGCGTGCACCTCATGCTCACCAACTTCGGCGCCTCGGGATTCGATTCCTCGCTGGTCTCGTCGGTGGTGGCCTATGACGACCGTCGAGCGGCCGCCATCGCGACGCTGGCCCGGCTCGTGGAGCAGAAGCAGCTCGGCGGTGTCACGGTGGACTTCGAGTTGGTCCCCATCGCCGCGCATCCGCAGGTACTGACGTTCATTCGTGAACTGCGTGCGGCTCTGGCGCCATTGGGGGCGGTCGTGTCGGCCGCTGTGCCGGTGGGTGAAGGGGATGGTTATCCCCTGCGCGCTTATGGCGAGACCGTGGACTATCTCATTCCGATGCTCTACGACGAGCATGGCAGCGTCGATGTGGCGGGGCCGGTGGCCGGCTCGGCCTGGTTCGCGCAGCGTCTCGATGCGGTGCTCGATGCAGTGCCGGCATCCAAGATCATCGCCGGACTCGGACAGTACGGCTATCACTGGCGCAGCGACCGTCCCGATGTGGCGGCCAGCATCAGTGTATCCGAAGCCATGGCGCTCTCACGTGCGGCGACCACCGGTCCGTTGTTTGATGCGGCCACCCGCAACCCCATGGCCCAGTGGCGCGATGCCAATGGCATTGCGCATTCGGTGTGGTATCTCGATGCGGCCACGGCCTGGAATCAGGTGAATGTGTCGTTGCGCAGCGGCGCGGCCGGTGCCGCGTTCTGGCGTCTGGGCAGTGAGGACGCGACGATCTGGCGCATGCTCGATCGCCGCGGTGTGGTGGGTACGCCGGACTCGCTGCTGCTGTTGCCGAACGATGGCGTGTCGGTGCTGGTGGGTGATGGCGAAGTCCTGGCAGTAGAAGGCCACACTGGCACGGGAGAACGCACCCTCGCGGTGGACCGTGCGGGATACATCGAGCAGGAAACCATCCGCACCGCACCCGGCGGCTATCTGGTGTCGCGTGGTGGGCATCACGCGCGCCGTATTGCCCTCACGTTCGATGACGGTCCGGATCCCGATTGGACCGGGCCGATTCTCGATACGTTGGCATCACGCAAGGCACTCGCCAGTTTCTTCGTGGTCGGGCGACAGGTGCAACGTTTGCCAGAGTTGACCCGGCGCATCGCCGAAGAGGGCCACGAGATCGGCAATCACTCGTGGAGCCACGCCGACATGGCGGGTCTGGGCAATTCGGCCATTCGCATGGAGCTGGCCGCCACAGGGCGTGTGATCGAAGCCGTCACCGGCAAGCGTCCGCTGTTGTTTCGTCCGCCGTACATCGGAGACGCCCGTCCTTCATCGGAACAGCGTCTGCGTCCCATGGCGGTGGCCAATGAGCTGGGCTATCGCGTCGTCGGACTCGAAGTGGATACCAAGGATTGGTTCGAAACCGATCCCGGCAGAGTGGTGGCGAACGCGTTGCGTGACGTGCGCCGCAACAATGGTCGTGTGATCCTGCTGCATGATGCCGGTGGAGATCGTTCGTCCACGCTGGCGGCCATCGGACCACTGATCGACTCGTTGCGGGCCAGCGGGTTTGAGCTGACCACGGTGGCCGGCTTGCTCGATGCCGCACCGCAAGCGGGACTGCAGGCTGCGCCCACCAATGAAGCCCCGCAGCGCGCGATGAATGTGGCGGCGATGTTCATGGCCACGTTCTTCGAGCGCGCTGTGGCGGCCGCGTTTTTTGCGGCGCTGGTGCTTGGGGTGATCCGTCTGCTGCTCATCGGCACACTGGCCACGGTGCAGCGCTTCAGCAAGCGCTATGCGCGACGGGCCGCCGATGCCGAGTGGCTGCCGCGTGTGTCGGTGCTGGTGCCGGCGTACAACGAAGGACGTGTCATTGGGCGCACGGTGCAGTCGGTGCTCTCGCAGGCTTATCCGGACCTGGAAGTGGTGGTCGTGGATGACGGGTCGTCCGACGATACACACGACGCGGCGAGCCACGCCACCGATGATGCACGGCTGCACGTGGTGCGGCAGACCAACGCTGGCAAGGCGGCGGCGCTCAACACCGGTATTGCCATGGCCACGGGCGAAGTCATCGTGGTGATCGATGCCGATACCATTCTTGCACCGGACGCCATTCGTCATCTGGTGCGCCCCTTGGCCGACGCGCGCGTGGGCGCCGTGGCGGGCAATGCGAAGGTTGGCAATCGTATCAACCTGCTGACGCGCTGGCAGGCGGTGGAGTACGTCACCAGCCAGAATCTCGATCGCCGCGCGTTCGTGATGCTGAACTGCATCACGGTGGTCCCTGGTGCCATTGGCGCGTGGCGACGCAGTGCGGTGCTGGACGCTGGTGGGTTCCGTACCGACACATTGGCCGAAGATCAGGACCTGACGCTCACGCTGCTGCGTGGTGGGCACAAGGTGGCACTGGCCGAGCAGGCGGTGGCACTGACGGAAGCGCCGGAGACATTCGGTGCGCTGCTCAAGCAGCGCTTCCGCTGGAGCTTTGGCACGCTGCAGTGTGCATGGAAACATCGTGGTGCGTTGATGCGCCGTGATGCCGGTGCACTGGGCATGGTGGGTTTGCCCAACATCTGGTTGTTCCAGTTGCTCTTCCCGCTACTTGCGCCGGCGGCCGACGTGGCGCTGCTGGCCAGTCTCGCACGATTGCTGCTGGAAGCACCGGCGCTTGGTGTGCACGCCGCGTGGGCCCATGCGGAGCCGGTCTTTCTGCTCTATGCGCTGTTCCTGCTGATCGACACGTTCACGGCCGTGTTGGGCGTGGCGTTCGAGAAAGGTGAACCGCTATCGCAGGCCCTGCTCGTGCCACTGCAGCGTGTGGCCTACCGGCAGGTGCTGTATGTCGCGTTGCTCAAGGCCATGCGTGCGGCGGTGAAGGGATGGGCGCCGGGGTGGGGCAAGCTCGAACGCACCGGACGGGTGCAGGCGCTGCCGCAAAAGGCCTAG